The Gimibacter soli genome includes a region encoding these proteins:
- a CDS encoding RNA polymerase sigma factor, with the protein MNETLDQLFRREAGRLVATIARRLGAGQLALAEDIAQDALVAAARAWTYEGPPENPAAWLHRAAYNRMIDRLRRTRPETGLDETMAGHSSDPTPGVEDDELRLILLCAHPDLAEPDRLALTLNTALGFTAREIAGLFLVPAATMSQRLTRVKARIRDSGLTLDWPLPADLAARLETVHKVIYLAFSLGYAPSMGEGAVRRDVALAALRLAETLAGAKMTASPDASALAALLNFQASRLGTRTDEAGRFVRLADQDRSRWDCNSIENGFLYLRHAQGANRLSRYHLEAGIAAAHAVSPDWASTDWEAICTSYDLLAEMTGSPIVALNQAIATAMRGDAGASLARLDALAAHPALATYGLYHAARGEILLTCGDAAGAATEFRAALAHGGTTPSVEHLESRLAACF; encoded by the coding sequence TTGAACGAAACCCTCGACCAGCTGTTCCGCCGCGAGGCCGGACGGCTGGTCGCCACCATTGCTCGCAGACTTGGCGCCGGGCAACTGGCCCTCGCCGAAGACATCGCACAGGATGCGCTTGTCGCTGCAGCCCGCGCCTGGACCTACGAAGGCCCGCCGGAAAATCCTGCCGCGTGGCTCCACCGCGCCGCCTACAACCGGATGATCGACCGCCTGCGCCGCACCCGGCCGGAAACCGGGCTCGACGAGACCATGGCGGGCCACAGCAGTGACCCGACACCGGGGGTCGAGGACGACGAGCTGCGGCTCATCCTCCTGTGCGCCCATCCCGATTTGGCCGAACCCGACCGGCTGGCGCTCACGCTCAATACCGCGCTTGGCTTCACGGCACGCGAAATTGCCGGGCTCTTTCTCGTGCCCGCCGCGACGATGAGCCAGCGCCTGACGCGTGTGAAGGCCCGCATTCGTGATAGTGGCCTCACGCTCGACTGGCCACTGCCCGCCGATCTTGCTGCTCGGCTGGAGACCGTCCACAAGGTCATCTATCTGGCCTTTTCGCTCGGCTATGCACCGAGCATGGGGGAAGGTGCCGTGCGGCGCGATGTGGCGCTTGCGGCCCTGCGTCTTGCTGAAACCCTGGCCGGCGCCAAGATGACAGCCTCGCCGGACGCCAGTGCGCTCGCCGCCCTTCTGAACTTTCAGGCGTCCCGGCTGGGGACCCGAACCGATGAAGCCGGGCGCTTCGTGCGGCTGGCCGATCAGGACCGAAGCCGCTGGGACTGCAATAGTATCGAAAACGGGTTTCTGTATCTGAGGCATGCACAGGGGGCGAACCGTTTGAGCCGCTATCATCTGGAAGCCGGGATCGCCGCCGCCCACGCTGTCAGCCCCGACTGGGCATCAACCGACTGGGAGGCCATCTGCACGTCCTATGATCTTCTGGCTGAAATGACAGGTTCACCCATTGTCGCACTCAATCAGGCGATTGCCACCGCCATGCGCGGTGACGCCGGTGCGTCACTCGCCCGGCTTGATGCATTGGCCGCCCATCCAGCGCTGGCGACCTACGGCCTTTACCATGCGGCGCGCGGTGAAATCCTGCTGACCTGCGGGGATGCAGCGGGTGCAGCGACCGAGTTTCGCGCCGCCCTCGCCCACGGCGGTACGACCCCCTCGGTGGAGCATCTGGAAAGCCGGCTCGCGGCCTGTTTCTAG
- a CDS encoding Hpt domain-containing protein, with protein sequence MMTDVPTFDPDPFERIKADVGEETARVLMASFRAEVEDALEALFAHHDGGNWALLDVESHALKSTARTFGALALGEAAERVEKEAEAGGVSEEAMAMLRETIIATLEATT encoded by the coding sequence ATGATGACCGACGTTCCGACCTTCGATCCAGACCCGTTCGAACGCATAAAGGCCGATGTGGGCGAAGAAACCGCCCGTGTGCTGATGGCGAGCTTCCGGGCCGAGGTCGAAGACGCACTCGAGGCCCTTTTCGCCCATCATGATGGCGGGAATTGGGCACTCCTGGATGTCGAATCCCACGCGCTGAAAAGTACGGCCCGCACCTTCGGCGCGCTGGCGCTTGGCGAGGCGGCGGAACGGGTCGAAAAGGAAGCGGAAGCCGGCGGCGTGAGCGAGGAAGCGATGGCGATGCTTCGCGAGACGATTATCGCCACGCTTGAGGCCACTACCTAG
- a CDS encoding FKBP-type peptidyl-prolyl cis-trans isomerase: MRQHTALQNILATALLSLALVACDSSKPKEAEAPKDEAATEAPAGTEAGTETNTEEESPIDMTALAAYKEKNEAFLAENAAKEGVKVAESGLQYVVEKEGEGAAPTAESYVVVHYAGRLIDGTEFDSSFKRGEPATFPAGRLIKGFTEALLMMKEGGKMQITIPAEIAYGNMDRGPIPANSTLIFDLELIKVTSEEELIADMKAPQDAYLAENGKKAGVTTTASGLQYKVVESGSGKSPTDTSTVVVHYAGRLIDGTEFDSSYKRGEPIDFPVNGVIAGWTEALLLMKEGDKWELTIPSDLGYGARGAGQDIPPYSTLVFDVELLEVR, translated from the coding sequence ATGCGTCAGCATACCGCCCTGCAGAATATCCTTGCCACCGCCCTCCTCAGCCTTGCCCTTGTCGCCTGTGACAGCAGCAAGCCGAAGGAAGCGGAAGCCCCGAAGGACGAAGCCGCCACCGAAGCACCGGCCGGCACCGAGGCAGGCACCGAGACCAATACCGAAGAAGAAAGTCCCATCGATATGACCGCACTTGCCGCCTACAAGGAAAAGAACGAAGCGTTTCTCGCTGAGAATGCCGCCAAGGAAGGCGTAAAAGTTGCCGAATCCGGTCTGCAGTATGTTGTCGAGAAAGAAGGCGAAGGCGCCGCACCGACCGCTGAAAGCTATGTGGTTGTCCATTATGCCGGCCGCCTGATCGACGGCACCGAGTTCGATTCGTCGTTCAAGCGCGGCGAGCCCGCCACCTTCCCCGCCGGTCGTCTGATCAAGGGCTTCACCGAAGCGCTTCTGATGATGAAAGAAGGCGGCAAGATGCAGATCACCATCCCCGCCGAGATCGCCTATGGCAACATGGACCGTGGCCCGATCCCCGCGAACTCGACCCTCATCTTCGATCTTGAACTGATCAAGGTGACGAGCGAGGAAGAACTGATCGCCGACATGAAGGCACCGCAGGACGCCTATCTCGCCGAGAATGGCAAGAAGGCCGGTGTCACCACCACCGCTTCGGGCCTGCAGTACAAGGTTGTCGAATCCGGCAGCGGCAAAAGCCCGACCGACACCTCAACCGTTGTCGTTCACTATGCCGGTCGCCTGATCGACGGCACTGAGTTCGACAGCAGCTACAAGCGCGGCGAGCCGATCGACTTTCCGGTCAATGGCGTGATCGCCGGCTGGACCGAAGCGCTCCTTCTGATGAAGGAAGGCGACAAATGGGAACTGACGATTCCGTCCGACCTCGGCTACGGCGCCCGCGGTGCCGGCCAGGATATCCCGCCCTATTCGACCCTCGTGTTCGATGTGGAGCTTCTTGAAGTCCGCTAA
- a CDS encoding SDR family NAD(P)-dependent oxidoreductase, with the protein MRFEGKSIVVTGGTSGFGESIVRAFVAEGANVWFCGLIDAEGERVVASLKDAPGQAFYRHADVREEPSVHAFIDAAAGQAGGIDIAVNNAGISHKAARFADQDLAIVEDVWRTNVMGVWHAMRREIHHMLQAGRGGAIVNTASILSKSGAEWMTAYGMSKHAVVGITKSAAMDYAADGIRINAISPGPMRTPMLDRALADIGGDMSKFAGGFPKGGPADPAVVARTVLYLASDEAAYMTGANVVVDGATSDTI; encoded by the coding sequence ATGCGTTTCGAGGGTAAATCGATTGTCGTCACCGGCGGCACCTCCGGCTTCGGCGAAAGCATCGTGCGGGCCTTTGTGGCCGAAGGCGCCAATGTCTGGTTCTGCGGCCTGATCGATGCCGAAGGCGAGCGCGTTGTCGCCTCCCTGAAAGATGCGCCGGGCCAGGCTTTCTACCGCCATGCCGACGTGCGGGAGGAGCCATCCGTGCATGCCTTCATCGATGCGGCAGCGGGTCAGGCCGGCGGGATCGACATTGCCGTCAACAATGCCGGGATCAGCCACAAGGCCGCCCGCTTCGCCGATCAGGACCTTGCCATCGTCGAGGATGTCTGGCGCACCAATGTGATGGGCGTGTGGCATGCCATGCGGCGCGAAATCCATCATATGCTGCAGGCGGGGCGCGGCGGCGCCATCGTCAACACGGCGTCGATCCTGTCGAAATCCGGCGCGGAATGGATGACGGCATATGGCATGAGCAAACATGCGGTTGTCGGCATCACCAAATCGGCAGCGATGGATTATGCGGCCGACGGCATCCGCATCAATGCCATCTCCCCCGGCCCCATGCGGACCCCGATGCTGGACCGCGCACTGGCCGATATCGGCGGTGACATGAGCAAATTTGCGGGCGGTTTCCCGAAGGGCGGCCCGGCGGACCCGGCCGTTGTTGCGCGCACGGTTCTGTATCTTGCCAGCGACGAAGCCGCCTACATGACCGGCGCCAACGTCGTTGTGGACGGTGCCACGAGCGACACAATCTGA
- the cysK gene encoding cysteine synthase A, whose protein sequence is MKAQSVLDTIGGTPHVRLARLFPDHDVWLKLERANPGGSIKDRIALAMIEDAEASGALKPGGTIIEPTSGNTGIGLAMVAAVKGYRLILVMPESMSIERRRLMLAYGAEFVLTPKELGMKGAVARAEELLAGTPGGWIPQQFKNPANAAVHERTTAEEIAVDFADGLDYLITGVGTGGHITGCARALKKRFSGLKVYAVEPTLSPVLSGGQPGPHPIQGIGAGFIPDVMDLKQTDGVVQVAPDAAKDMARKLATKEGILVGISSGATLAAIASKLDEIGKGRVLGFCYDTGERYLSVPDFLPE, encoded by the coding sequence ATGAAAGCCCAATCCGTTCTCGACACTATTGGCGGGACCCCGCATGTGCGCCTTGCGCGCCTGTTTCCGGATCATGATGTCTGGCTGAAGCTCGAACGCGCCAACCCCGGCGGCTCGATCAAGGACCGGATTGCGCTGGCCATGATCGAGGACGCGGAGGCGAGCGGTGCCCTGAAGCCCGGTGGCACGATCATCGAGCCGACCTCCGGCAACACCGGGATCGGCCTTGCCATGGTCGCTGCTGTCAAAGGCTACCGGCTCATTCTTGTGATGCCGGAATCGATGTCGATCGAGCGCCGCCGCCTGATGCTCGCGTACGGTGCCGAATTTGTGCTGACGCCCAAGGAGCTTGGCATGAAGGGGGCCGTGGCCCGCGCCGAGGAATTGCTGGCCGGCACGCCCGGCGGCTGGATTCCGCAGCAGTTCAAGAACCCGGCAAACGCCGCGGTGCATGAACGCACGACGGCGGAAGAAATCGCGGTCGATTTCGCAGACGGGCTCGATTACCTGATCACCGGTGTCGGCACCGGCGGCCATATCACCGGCTGCGCACGCGCGCTGAAGAAGCGTTTTTCGGGCCTCAAGGTCTATGCGGTGGAGCCGACCCTGTCGCCGGTCCTTTCGGGCGGTCAGCCCGGGCCGCACCCCATTCAGGGGATCGGTGCCGGCTTCATCCCCGACGTGATGGATCTGAAGCAGACGGACGGCGTGGTGCAGGTCGCGCCTGATGCCGCCAAGGACATGGCCCGCAAACTGGCAACCAAGGAAGGCATCCTTGTGGGGATTTCTTCGGGCGCTACGCTTGCGGCGATTGCCTCGAAGCTTGACGAGATCGGCAAGGGCCGTGTGCTCGGCTTCTGCTACGACACGGGCGAGCGCTACCTTTCGGTACCGGACTTCCTGCCCGAATAA
- the epsC gene encoding serine O-acetyltransferase EpsC: MNSSKKISATDAPAPAGDLKTRLTAQRARYGRIPPLSISSGGQLYCRILSLMFPHFLPEGERDTPVDGMLTAARDELARLIAALLPERAHEADAITCAFLDQLPAIADACHADAEALREGDPAATSLDEVILSYPGFYAITAYRVAHALLKLGVPLLPRMITEFAHHRTGIDIHPGATIGKSLHIDHGTSVVIGETAIIGNNVKIYQGVTIGALRVDESMRSKKRHPTIEDNVVIYANATILGGDTVVGANSVIGGNVWLTRSVPAWSRVMFRPCDTEEIIPIDTRRKA, encoded by the coding sequence ATGAACAGTTCAAAAAAGATTTCTGCCACCGATGCACCGGCCCCGGCTGGTGACCTGAAAACACGGCTAACCGCGCAGCGCGCGCGGTATGGCCGTATTCCGCCCCTGTCGATCAGCTCGGGCGGTCAGCTTTATTGCCGCATCCTGTCCCTGATGTTCCCGCACTTCCTCCCCGAGGGCGAGCGGGACACGCCGGTTGACGGAATGCTGACAGCAGCGCGGGATGAGCTTGCCCGCCTGATCGCAGCACTCCTGCCCGAACGCGCGCACGAGGCCGATGCCATCACCTGCGCGTTTCTGGATCAGCTGCCGGCGATTGCCGACGCCTGCCATGCAGATGCCGAGGCGCTGCGTGAAGGCGATCCGGCCGCGACATCCCTGGATGAGGTGATCCTCAGCTATCCCGGCTTCTATGCGATCACCGCCTACCGGGTGGCGCATGCCCTGCTGAAGCTCGGCGTGCCGCTGTTGCCACGCATGATTACCGAATTCGCCCATCACCGCACGGGGATCGATATTCATCCGGGTGCGACGATCGGCAAATCGCTTCATATCGACCACGGCACGTCGGTGGTGATCGGCGAAACCGCCATCATCGGCAACAATGTGAAAATCTATCAGGGGGTCACCATCGGTGCGCTCCGGGTGGACGAAAGCATGCGGTCGAAGAAGCGCCATCCGACCATCGAGGACAATGTGGTGATCTATGCGAACGCCACGATTCTCGGCGGCGATACGGTTGTTGGTGCGAATTCCGTGATCGGTGGTAACGTGTGGCTCACCCGGTCGGTCCCGGCCTGGTCGCGCGTGATGTTCCGTCCGTGCGACACCGAGGAAATCATTCCGATCGATACCCGCCGCAAGGCGTGA
- a CDS encoding lysophospholipid acyltransferase family protein, whose protein sequence is MIHRLIDALRSVLFNLTFYPFTILYTGILSIFCYLPVSQAFVRKGIHGYCLGSAWIARIVMGIRWEYRGLENLPKTGPVIIAAAHQSNLDPILTYNVRQDVTALAKKELFSLPFIGPILSKVGIIRVDRQSGTAHKEMDAVSKIVHDGGQPIIVYPQATRTKPGQYRPLKSGAYFIQKAGDLTVVPVATNTGLFWRKGFFHRSGTAVFEIGAPIPSGLSKDAFMKAIERDVVKRSDELFVEAGFGHLLPASADKDK, encoded by the coding sequence GTGATTCACCGCCTGATAGACGCCCTGCGGTCTGTCCTGTTCAACCTGACCTTCTATCCCTTCACGATCCTCTATACCGGGATCCTGTCGATCTTCTGCTACCTGCCGGTCAGCCAGGCGTTCGTGCGCAAGGGCATCCATGGCTATTGCCTTGGCTCGGCCTGGATCGCGCGCATCGTGATGGGGATCAGGTGGGAATATCGCGGTCTTGAGAACCTGCCGAAGACAGGCCCGGTGATCATTGCAGCAGCCCACCAGTCGAACCTGGATCCGATCCTCACCTATAACGTGCGGCAGGATGTAACGGCGCTTGCAAAGAAAGAGCTGTTCAGCCTGCCCTTCATCGGCCCGATCCTCTCTAAAGTCGGCATCATCCGGGTGGACCGCCAGTCCGGCACCGCCCACAAGGAAATGGATGCGGTTTCGAAGATCGTCCACGACGGCGGCCAGCCGATCATCGTTTACCCGCAGGCGACGCGCACCAAGCCCGGCCAGTACCGACCGCTCAAATCCGGTGCCTATTTCATCCAGAAGGCCGGTGACCTCACTGTTGTGCCGGTCGCCACCAACACCGGGCTTTTCTGGCGCAAGGGCTTTTTCCACCGTTCCGGTACTGCTGTTTTCGAGATCGGCGCACCGATCCCGTCGGGCCTGTCGAAGGACGCATTCATGAAGGCAATCGAGCGCGACGTGGTGAAACGCAGCGACGAACTTTTCGTGGAAGCGGGCTTCGGACACCTGCTGCCGGCCTCGGCGGACAAGGATAAGTAG
- a CDS encoding PilZ domain-containing protein → MIDRADDKRRDERLDVAWVGTLTLESGDQYDCQVQDVALAGTLVHCIAPVKVGDEALLMIEGLGEFAGEVRWVGSGAFGMGLVIGPDIKLKRYAETAGADLSQKPELPDET, encoded by the coding sequence ATGATTGACCGCGCTGATGACAAGCGCCGGGACGAGCGGCTCGACGTTGCATGGGTTGGCACACTGACGCTGGAATCCGGCGATCAGTATGATTGCCAGGTGCAGGATGTGGCGCTTGCCGGCACGCTCGTACATTGCATCGCGCCCGTGAAAGTCGGCGACGAAGCCCTCCTGATGATCGAAGGTCTTGGCGAGTTTGCCGGCGAAGTGCGCTGGGTCGGCAGCGGTGCCTTCGGCATGGGGCTGGTGATCGGTCCCGACATCAAGCTGAAGCGCTATGCGGAAACAGCGGGCGCCGACCTTTCGCAAAAACCCGAACTTCCCGACGAAACCTGA